A single window of Ficedula albicollis isolate OC2 chromosome 8, FicAlb1.5, whole genome shotgun sequence DNA harbors:
- the MMACHC gene encoding methylmalonic aciduria and homocystinuria type C protein isoform X1, which translates to MERRVAEGLRSALGPLGLEAHAFKVGWYNAVLQPAFHLPYPDDTLAFVVLSTPSMFDKALKPFVNKERLKIIRDPVDQCVSHHLSRVKEKFPDQRVDVMFDYEMLPSRKPKFLAQTAAHVAGAAYYYQRKDVKLDPWGKKKIFGVCIHPKYGGWFAIRALLLFPDIQVPLLEQPTPVDCVSTEEKRIKLLEQFNFHWQDGRYRDIIEVKERYSEEQKAYFATPPAERFRLLGLSQEAQRITFH; encoded by the exons ATGGAGCGGCGCGTGGCGGAGGGGCTCCGCAGCGCGCTGGGCCCTCTCGGCCTCGAGGCGCACGCCTTCAAG GTTGGGTGGTACAATGCTGTTCTCCAGCCAGCCTTCCACCTCCCCTACCCAGATGATACACTGGCCTTCGTGGTGCTCAGCACGCCTTCGATGTTTGACAAAGCCCTTAAGCCTTTTGTGAATAAAGAACGATTAAAAATCATCAGGGATCCTGTGGATCAATGTGTTTCCCATCATTTATCACGTGTGAAGGAG AAATTTCCTGACCAGAGGGTGGATGTCATGTTTGATTACGAGATGTTGCCGAGCCGAAAGCCCAAGTTCCTGGCACAGACAGCTGCCCATGTTGCTGGAGCTGCATATTACTACCAAAGGAAGGATGTGAAGCTTGATCCTTGGGGGAAAAAG aagATCTTTGGCGTTTGTATCCATCCCAAGTATGGTGGCTGGTTTGCTATCAGggctctcctgctcttcccagacATTCAGGTGCCACTCCTGGAACAGCCCACTCCTGTTGACTGTGTgagcacagaggagaaaaggattAAGCTGCTGGAGCAGTTCAACTTCCACTGGCAGGATGGCCGCTACAGGGACATCATTGAAGTGAAGGAAAGGTACTCGGAGGAGCAAAAAGCCTATTTTGCCACTCCTCCAGCCGAGAGATTCCGGCTGCTGGGGCTCTCACAGGAAGCGCAGAGAATCACATTTCACTGA
- the PRDX1 gene encoding peroxiredoxin-1: MSSGKAFIGKPAPDFTATAVMPDGQFKDIKLSDYKGKYVVFFFYPLDFTFVCPTEIIAYSDRADEFKKINCEVIGASVDSHFCHLAWINTPKKQGGLGTMKIPLVSDTKRAIAKEYGVLKEDEGIAYRGLFIIDDKGILRQITINDLPVGRSVDETLRLVQAFQFTDKHGEVCPAGWKPGSDTIKPDVQKSKEYFAKQK, from the exons ATGTCTTCAGGAAAGGCTTTCATTGGAAAACCAGCTCCTGACTTTACTGCCACGGCTGTAATGCCAGATGGACAGTTCAAAGACATCAAACTCTCTGACTACAAAG GAAAATATGTTGTGTTCTTTTTCTACCCCCTGGACTTCACTTTTGTCTGCCCAACTGAAATCATTGCCTACAGTGACAGAGCTGATGAATTCAAGAAAATCAACTGTGAAGTAATTGGAGCTTCTGTTGACTCTCACTTCTGTCACCTTGCCTG GATCAACACTCCTAAGAAACAGGGGGGTTTGGGCACTATGAAAATCCCCCTGGTTTCTGACACAAAACGTGCCATTGCCAAAGAGTATGGAGTGCTGAAGGAGGATGAAGGTATTGCATACAG gGGTCTGTTCATAATTGATGATAAGGGGATCTTGAGGCAGATTACAATCAATGATCTTCCTGTTGGCCGTTCTGTCGATGAAACCCTCAGACTTGTCCAGGCCTTCCAGTTTACAGATAAACATGGAGAAG TGTGCCCAGCTGGCTGGAAGCCTGGGAGTGACACAATCAAGCCTGATGTTCAGAAAAGTAAAGAGTATTTCGCCAAGCAGAAATAA
- the MMACHC gene encoding methylmalonic aciduria and homocystinuria type C protein isoform X2 — translation MERRVAEGLRSALGPLGLEAHAFKVGWYNAVLQPAFHLPYPDDTLAFVVLSTPSMFDKALKPFVNKERLKIIRDPVDQCVSHHLSRVKEKFPDQRVDVMFDYEMLPSRKPKFLAQTAAHVAGAAYYYQRKDVKLDPWGKKIFGVCIHPKYGGWFAIRALLLFPDIQVPLLEQPTPVDCVSTEEKRIKLLEQFNFHWQDGRYRDIIEVKERYSEEQKAYFATPPAERFRLLGLSQEAQRITFH, via the exons ATGGAGCGGCGCGTGGCGGAGGGGCTCCGCAGCGCGCTGGGCCCTCTCGGCCTCGAGGCGCACGCCTTCAAG GTTGGGTGGTACAATGCTGTTCTCCAGCCAGCCTTCCACCTCCCCTACCCAGATGATACACTGGCCTTCGTGGTGCTCAGCACGCCTTCGATGTTTGACAAAGCCCTTAAGCCTTTTGTGAATAAAGAACGATTAAAAATCATCAGGGATCCTGTGGATCAATGTGTTTCCCATCATTTATCACGTGTGAAGGAG AAATTTCCTGACCAGAGGGTGGATGTCATGTTTGATTACGAGATGTTGCCGAGCCGAAAGCCCAAGTTCCTGGCACAGACAGCTGCCCATGTTGCTGGAGCTGCATATTACTACCAAAGGAAGGATGTGAAGCTTGATCCTTGGGGGAAAAAG ATCTTTGGCGTTTGTATCCATCCCAAGTATGGTGGCTGGTTTGCTATCAGggctctcctgctcttcccagacATTCAGGTGCCACTCCTGGAACAGCCCACTCCTGTTGACTGTGTgagcacagaggagaaaaggattAAGCTGCTGGAGCAGTTCAACTTCCACTGGCAGGATGGCCGCTACAGGGACATCATTGAAGTGAAGGAAAGGTACTCGGAGGAGCAAAAAGCCTATTTTGCCACTCCTCCAGCCGAGAGATTCCGGCTGCTGGGGCTCTCACAGGAAGCGCAGAGAATCACATTTCACTGA